A portion of the Chromobacterium sp. IIBBL 290-4 genome contains these proteins:
- a CDS encoding ABC transporter substrate-binding protein, with translation MARWWSITLAAAWLGLTPPAQADSLTIWISPRPPLSLVDDAGTVAGPITGLLGRIGASAGQTLQLKGCPVARCLMMARRLPDSCALSARGPARETQFKWSHVILNLRMVLLARAEDKRAVASLADVQALRVGVTRGTMQESLLKEAGVPAQESLDVETGLRQLQLERLDLFAALDLDVAQMAKRIAMPAPKVALVLADWPLYFACNANVSDEAMARLNAGVAARRAAGDFDGLRSR, from the coding sequence GTGGCGCGATGGTGGAGCATAACGCTGGCAGCGGCCTGGCTGGGGCTGACACCGCCGGCGCAAGCCGATTCTCTGACGATCTGGATCAGTCCTCGTCCGCCTTTGTCGCTGGTGGACGACGCCGGTACGGTGGCCGGTCCGATCACGGGTCTGCTGGGCCGCATCGGCGCCAGCGCCGGCCAGACCTTGCAATTGAAAGGTTGTCCAGTCGCGCGCTGCTTGATGATGGCGCGGCGTCTGCCGGACAGCTGCGCCTTGTCGGCGCGCGGGCCGGCGCGCGAGACGCAGTTCAAATGGAGCCATGTCATCCTCAACTTGCGGATGGTGTTGCTGGCTCGCGCCGAGGATAAGCGGGCGGTCGCCAGTTTGGCGGATGTCCAGGCTCTGCGGGTGGGAGTGACGCGCGGCACCATGCAGGAAAGCCTGCTCAAGGAGGCGGGCGTGCCGGCGCAGGAAAGCCTGGATGTGGAGACAGGTTTGCGGCAGCTGCAGTTGGAGCGGCTGGACCTGTTCGCCGCCCTGGATCTGGACGTCGCGCAAATGGCCAAGCGCATCGCCATGCCTGCGCCCAAGGTGGCGCTGGTGCTGGCCGACTGGCCCTTGTATTTCGCCTGCAACGCCAACGTCAGCGATGAGGCGATGGCCCGCTTGAATGCTGGCGTGGCGGCGCGGCGCGCGGCCGGGGATTTCGATGGCTTGCGCAGCCGCTAG
- a CDS encoding ABC transporter substrate-binding protein, translating into MNKWLPLAALLGGLAAGSAQAESLRILLIQLPGVMEGVMEGEGQDFHGGGVDLLRELSRRADIPFSFEVYPQARSMLLVQQTPDTCIPLSRFLGPRLQLKWSAPVLPIQLVLFSRGDDTLLVPDLEHARKLRIGAMRGSAVAARLHELGLALEESSDYQTGLRKLQLGRLDLWGMVDIGVSTLSTRVGIPHPRAALVVDKSDIALACNPQVSDRAMSKLDHAIESMRQDGSMGRFDMK; encoded by the coding sequence ATGAACAAATGGCTGCCGTTGGCGGCTTTGCTGGGCGGACTCGCGGCGGGAAGCGCGCAGGCCGAGTCTCTGCGCATCCTGCTGATCCAGCTGCCGGGCGTGATGGAGGGCGTGATGGAGGGCGAAGGCCAGGATTTTCATGGCGGCGGAGTCGATTTGCTGCGAGAACTGTCTCGCCGCGCCGACATCCCTTTTTCATTCGAAGTCTATCCCCAGGCGCGTTCCATGCTGCTGGTGCAGCAGACACCAGACACCTGTATCCCGCTTTCCCGCTTTCTCGGGCCCCGGCTGCAGCTGAAGTGGAGCGCGCCGGTTCTGCCCATCCAGCTGGTTTTGTTTTCCCGCGGCGATGACACTTTGCTGGTGCCGGATCTGGAGCATGCGCGCAAATTGAGGATAGGCGCGATGCGGGGCAGCGCGGTGGCGGCCAGGCTGCACGAGCTGGGTTTGGCGCTGGAGGAAAGCTCCGACTATCAAACCGGTTTGCGCAAGCTGCAGCTGGGGCGTCTGGATTTGTGGGGCATGGTCGATATCGGCGTGTCCACGCTGTCTACCCGCGTCGGCATTCCGCACCCCAGAGCCGCGCTGGTGGTGGATAAGAGCGACATCGCCTTGGCCTGCAACCCGCAAGTCAGCGATAGGGCGATGTCCAAGCTGGACCATGCGATTGAGAGCATGCGGCAGGACGGCAGCATGGGGCGCTTCGACATGAAGTGA
- a CDS encoding sensor domain-containing diguanylate cyclase, whose translation MEALQILQPLFDTVQGSLLLTEPESGRILSSNQLAGILLACPHNELLGRSIYEFLADKEDENNIRQELERNNMIYNRGMLLRTATGRSFDVQLSVRKVMLDGVETQVFSFMDRTEAKVMSQLLDFERQLVERSLNIVRSLKEDGDQQDNEDKLTGVIGMHRLMTMAHNETTRARRYGAQLSGLVLELVNVPEMVPKEDDGSAYNHLLRLASSLCLQSTRDSDVVARRAEGSFIVLLPNTDMTGANELGRRLIKALRQLTFIYQGAEHQAAACVGLSALRQGENSPTALLDRLDQALGKAREGGANYIIKLP comes from the coding sequence ATGGAAGCTTTGCAAATCCTCCAGCCTTTGTTCGACACCGTGCAAGGCAGCCTGCTGCTGACCGAGCCGGAAAGCGGCCGCATACTTTCGTCCAATCAACTGGCCGGCATCCTGCTCGCCTGCCCGCACAATGAACTATTGGGCCGATCCATCTACGAGTTCCTGGCCGACAAGGAGGACGAAAACAATATCCGCCAGGAGCTGGAACGCAACAATATGATCTACAACCGCGGCATGCTGCTGCGCACCGCCACGGGACGCAGTTTCGATGTACAGTTATCCGTGCGCAAAGTAATGCTGGACGGCGTGGAGACCCAGGTTTTCAGCTTCATGGACCGCACCGAGGCCAAGGTGATGAGCCAGCTGCTGGATTTCGAGCGGCAGTTGGTGGAGCGTTCGCTCAATATCGTCCGCTCGCTGAAGGAGGACGGCGATCAACAGGACAATGAAGACAAGCTGACCGGCGTGATCGGCATGCACCGGCTGATGACCATGGCGCACAATGAAACCACCCGCGCCCGCCGCTATGGCGCGCAATTGTCGGGACTGGTGCTGGAGCTGGTGAATGTGCCGGAGATGGTGCCGAAGGAAGACGACGGCTCGGCTTACAATCACCTGCTCCGCCTGGCCAGCAGCCTGTGTCTGCAAAGCACCCGCGACAGCGATGTGGTGGCGCGCCGCGCCGAAGGGAGCTTCATCGTTCTGCTGCCCAACACCGACATGACCGGCGCCAACGAACTGGGACGCAGACTGATCAAAGCCTTGCGCCAGCTCACCTTCATCTATCAGGGCGCCGAGCACCAGGCTGCCGCCTGCGTCGGCCTGAGCGCGCTGCGCCAGGGCGAAAACAGCCCCACCGCGCTGCTGGACCGCCTGGATCAAGCCTTGGGAAAAGCGCGCGAAGGCGGCGCCAACTACATCATCAAGCTGCCCTGA
- a CDS encoding DUF1302 domain-containing protein, producing MACAAASGLGLLAALLLPASACAGDIVFGDRPSSLGDGVKSDWNGWSLQGKGAFGIGTVIRADAPSSYLINGAGMGSRNDGELNYGKGDTVSRSVDAYVQLDASRGGYGFFISAKAWYDQALAAESAPHGNVANGYRPGPLSDAGFVPSSRFGGLLLDDMYWYGSLSVLQRPLTFRLGQQVIPWATPTTIGGGLQQINAVDYPAMLRASASAEAANEQAPAVYASWQISALGSLDGYYQFAFRSNGYPGCGTFYSINDYLQPGCDKLTLNGAILSQLAHKPVLTGDQQSIANPLDFIARTDDVRPGSGQYGLGWHRDQVLGGRLGVFAADYIYRSPLLQVVKTGPGALLTAPGPGGAPIPVGIAGEYRDDFPDHRHLFALNWLRQTDSGARLYVEYSVQPNHPLPWNGADIFNGAIAGAGPLAYLSHLTAGDVIRGYDDFRVSQWIVTAHQPFSWPTASALDAQIGLRQVFGLPDPYVMRYGRPGFGTAPSSAQPVCSSDAASCALSGFVTPTAWGWKLKYQASVRGREGWPAWQPYLAFAYDPVGYSEDGQYSAGRHTATAGLGVPLKKDCALDLRYVRTGGGAYNLLQDRSVFMLSLKAGF from the coding sequence ATGGCTTGCGCAGCCGCTAGCGGGCTGGGCCTGCTTGCCGCCTTGCTGTTGCCGGCATCGGCCTGCGCTGGCGACATCGTGTTCGGCGACCGCCCCAGCAGTCTGGGCGATGGCGTGAAAAGCGATTGGAACGGCTGGAGCCTGCAAGGGAAGGGCGCGTTCGGCATCGGAACCGTGATCCGCGCCGACGCGCCTTCGTCTTATCTGATCAATGGCGCAGGCATGGGCAGCCGCAACGATGGCGAGCTCAACTATGGCAAGGGCGACACGGTTTCGCGCAGCGTGGATGCTTATGTTCAGCTGGACGCCAGCCGCGGCGGCTATGGTTTTTTCATCAGCGCCAAGGCTTGGTATGACCAGGCGCTGGCGGCGGAGTCGGCGCCGCATGGCAATGTCGCCAATGGCTACCGTCCTGGCCCATTGAGCGATGCCGGCTTCGTCCCGTCCAGCCGGTTCGGCGGACTGTTGCTGGATGACATGTATTGGTATGGCAGCCTGAGCGTGCTGCAAAGGCCGCTGACCTTCCGGCTGGGCCAGCAGGTGATACCTTGGGCCACGCCGACCACGATAGGCGGCGGCCTGCAGCAGATCAACGCGGTGGACTACCCGGCCATGTTGCGCGCCAGCGCCTCCGCCGAGGCGGCCAATGAGCAGGCGCCGGCCGTCTACGCTTCTTGGCAGATCAGCGCGCTTGGCAGTCTGGACGGCTATTACCAGTTCGCTTTCCGCTCCAATGGCTACCCCGGCTGCGGCACCTTCTATTCCATCAACGATTATCTGCAGCCCGGTTGCGACAAACTGACGCTCAATGGCGCGATCTTGAGCCAGCTGGCGCATAAGCCGGTGCTTACCGGCGATCAGCAGTCCATCGCCAATCCCCTGGATTTCATCGCCCGTACTGACGATGTCCGCCCTGGCTCAGGCCAATATGGACTGGGCTGGCATCGCGATCAGGTGCTGGGCGGCCGGCTGGGCGTGTTCGCCGCCGACTATATCTATCGCAGCCCGCTGCTGCAGGTGGTCAAGACCGGCCCCGGCGCGCTGCTGACCGCGCCGGGGCCCGGCGGCGCGCCAATTCCTGTCGGCATCGCCGGCGAATATCGGGATGACTTTCCAGACCATCGCCATCTGTTCGCGCTCAACTGGCTGCGTCAGACCGACAGCGGCGCCCGCTTGTATGTCGAATACAGCGTGCAGCCTAATCATCCTCTGCCCTGGAACGGAGCGGACATTTTCAACGGCGCCATCGCCGGCGCAGGGCCGCTGGCTTATCTCAGCCATCTGACTGCCGGCGATGTCATACGGGGCTACGACGATTTTCGCGTCAGCCAATGGATAGTCACCGCGCATCAGCCTTTTTCCTGGCCGACAGCCAGCGCGCTGGACGCGCAGATCGGCTTGCGCCAGGTGTTCGGCTTGCCGGATCCCTATGTGATGCGCTACGGCCGACCGGGTTTCGGCACGGCGCCCAGCAGCGCGCAGCCCGTTTGCTCCAGCGACGCCGCCTCTTGCGCGCTGTCCGGTTTTGTCACGCCTACCGCCTGGGGCTGGAAGCTGAAATACCAGGCCAGCGTGCGCGGACGGGAGGGCTGGCCGGCATGGCAGCCTTACCTGGCTTTCGCTTACGACCCGGTCGGCTATTCCGAGGATGGCCAGTATTCGGCAGGCCGCCATACCGCGACGGCCGGCTTGGGCGTGCCGCTGAAAAAGGACTGCGCGCTGGACTTGCGCTATGTCCGCACCGGCGGCGGCGCATACAACCTGCTGCAGGACCGCAGTGTGTTCATGCTGAGCCTGAAAGCCGGTTTCTAG
- the mpl gene encoding UDP-N-acetylmuramate:L-alanyl-gamma-D-glutamyl-meso-diaminopimelate ligase: MHIHILGICGTFMGGIAAIAKQAGHKVTGCDANVYPPMSTQLEAMGIELTQGFGAEQIELNPDVYVIGNVVTRGKPLMEEILNRGLPYISGPQWLAENVLHDKWVLAVAGTHGKTTTSSMLAWILEDAGLAPGFLIGGIPENFGVSARLPGKPALDSDSVSPFFVIEADEYDTAFFDKRSKFVHYRPRTAILNNLEFDHADIFADLAAIETQFHHLVRTIPGNGRIVSNGREANLDRVLERGSWTPVERFGADAGWQLGELHEDGGFEVLLEGKLQGTVRWALLGEHNRLNAVAAIAAARHAGVAVKDAIDALSRFANVKRRMEVKGVAGGVTVYDDFAHHPTAIATTLEGLRRKVGQARILAVLEPRSNTMKLGTMKDALPGSLALADLVFCSAAGLNWNPAEALEPMGAKAQTFTDFDALLSAIAAEAKPGDHVLVMSNGGFGGIHQKLLDKLA; this comes from the coding sequence ATGCACATCCACATCCTGGGTATCTGCGGTACCTTCATGGGCGGCATCGCCGCCATCGCCAAACAGGCCGGCCACAAGGTGACCGGCTGCGACGCCAACGTCTACCCGCCGATGAGCACCCAGCTGGAGGCGATGGGCATAGAATTGACCCAGGGTTTCGGCGCGGAGCAGATCGAACTGAACCCGGATGTGTACGTGATCGGCAATGTGGTGACGCGCGGCAAGCCTTTGATGGAAGAAATCCTCAACCGCGGCCTGCCTTACATTTCCGGTCCGCAGTGGCTGGCCGAGAACGTGCTGCACGATAAATGGGTGTTGGCGGTGGCCGGCACCCACGGCAAGACCACCACCAGCTCGATGCTGGCGTGGATACTGGAAGACGCCGGCCTGGCGCCGGGCTTTTTGATCGGCGGCATCCCGGAGAACTTCGGCGTGTCGGCGCGGCTGCCGGGCAAGCCGGCGCTGGACTCGGACAGCGTCAGCCCCTTCTTCGTGATCGAGGCCGACGAGTACGATACCGCCTTCTTCGACAAGCGCTCCAAGTTCGTCCACTACCGGCCGCGCACCGCCATCCTGAATAACCTTGAGTTCGATCACGCCGACATCTTCGCCGATCTGGCCGCCATCGAGACCCAGTTCCACCATTTGGTGCGCACCATTCCCGGCAACGGCCGCATCGTCAGCAACGGCCGCGAGGCCAATCTGGACCGCGTGCTGGAGCGCGGCAGCTGGACGCCGGTGGAGCGCTTCGGCGCGGACGCCGGCTGGCAACTGGGCGAGCTGCACGAGGACGGCGGCTTCGAAGTGCTGCTGGAAGGCAAGCTGCAAGGCACGGTGCGCTGGGCGCTGTTGGGCGAGCATAACCGCCTGAACGCCGTCGCCGCCATCGCCGCCGCGCGGCATGCCGGCGTGGCGGTGAAGGACGCCATCGACGCCTTGTCCCGCTTCGCCAACGTCAAGCGCCGCATGGAAGTGAAGGGCGTGGCGGGCGGTGTCACTGTTTACGACGACTTCGCCCACCATCCCACCGCCATCGCCACCACCCTGGAAGGCCTGCGCCGCAAGGTGGGCCAGGCGCGCATCCTGGCGGTGCTGGAGCCGCGCTCCAATACCATGAAGCTGGGCACCATGAAGGACGCGCTGCCGGGTTCGCTGGCGCTGGCCGACCTGGTGTTCTGCTCGGCCGCCGGCCTCAACTGGAACCCGGCGGAAGCGCTGGAGCCGATGGGCGCCAAGGCGCAAACCTTCACCGATTTCGATGCGCTGCTGAGCGCCATCGCCGCCGAGGCCAAGCCTGGCGACCACGTGCTGGTGATGAGCAACGGCGGCTTCGGCGGCATTCACCAGAAACTGCTGGACAAGCTGGCTTGA
- a CDS encoding DUF1615 domain-containing protein: MKSRLTLLAGSLLVAACATPPQPASAPAVVSPASAPGAELPPPAPVEPASAPVVAPPPGRPVSKPIQPPAVLQEGQGRALLERLLPQGIPDRKGWSNDIMGAFSHLKIPYTPQFFCAVLAVAEQESGFSPDPVVPNLSKIVWGEIDQRRQKYLIPQFVVDAAMSKKSPDGRTFKQRVDALRTKREMNALYEDMVRELPFGQTIFEHKNPIRDGGPMQVSVAFAETHVRAWPYPYSYASLRDEVFTRRGSVYFGTAILLQYPAPYHDMVYRFADFNAGRYASRNAAFQQAVAKLSGRKLALDGDIMLYNNKMNRDLSGEVSDTQRALQAISGRLGMSDAEMLRDLKLEKLSGFAQSPLYQKVFALAGSKAPREIIPQIVLVSPKFTHKLTTEWFARRVDGRYQRCLARDGAN; the protein is encoded by the coding sequence TTGAAATCCCGTCTGACTCTGCTGGCCGGCAGCCTGCTTGTCGCCGCCTGCGCCACGCCGCCCCAGCCCGCTTCCGCCCCGGCTGTCGTTTCCCCTGCTTCCGCGCCCGGCGCCGAGTTGCCGCCGCCCGCGCCGGTCGAACCCGCCTCCGCCCCGGTGGTCGCGCCGCCGCCCGGCAGGCCGGTGAGCAAGCCCATCCAGCCGCCTGCCGTCTTGCAGGAAGGCCAAGGCAGGGCGCTGCTGGAGCGGTTGTTGCCGCAGGGCATACCGGACCGCAAGGGCTGGAGCAATGACATCATGGGCGCCTTCAGCCATTTGAAGATTCCGTACACGCCGCAGTTCTTCTGCGCGGTGCTGGCGGTGGCGGAGCAAGAGTCCGGTTTCAGTCCGGACCCGGTGGTGCCCAATCTGTCCAAGATCGTCTGGGGCGAGATCGATCAGCGCCGCCAGAAATACCTGATTCCGCAATTCGTGGTGGACGCGGCGATGAGCAAGAAATCGCCCGATGGCCGCACATTCAAGCAGCGGGTGGATGCCCTGCGCACCAAGCGCGAGATGAACGCGCTGTATGAGGACATGGTGCGCGAGCTGCCGTTCGGCCAGACCATCTTCGAGCACAAGAACCCGATTCGCGACGGCGGCCCGATGCAGGTCAGCGTGGCCTTCGCCGAAACCCACGTCCGCGCCTGGCCGTATCCTTACAGCTACGCCAGCCTGCGCGACGAGGTGTTCACCCGCCGCGGCAGCGTCTACTTCGGCACCGCCATCCTGTTGCAGTATCCCGCGCCTTACCATGACATGGTCTACCGTTTCGCCGACTTCAACGCCGGCCGCTACGCCAGCCGCAATGCCGCTTTCCAGCAGGCGGTGGCCAAGTTGTCCGGTCGCAAGCTGGCGCTGGACGGCGACATCATGCTGTACAACAACAAGATGAACCGCGATCTGTCCGGCGAAGTCAGCGACACCCAGCGCGCGCTGCAAGCTATCTCCGGCCGCCTGGGCATGAGCGACGCCGAGATGCTGCGCGATCTCAAGCTGGAAAAATTGTCCGGTTTCGCCCAGTCGCCCTTGTACCAAAAAGTGTTCGCGCTGGCCGGCTCCAAAGCGCCGCGCGAAATCATTCCGCAGATTGTGCTGGTCAGCCCCAAGTTCACCCACAAGCTCACCACCGAATGGTTCGCGCGGCGGGTGGATGGCCGCTATCAGCGCTGCCTGGCGCGCGACGGGGCCAATTAG
- a CDS encoding HD-GYP domain-containing protein yields the protein MAGERITVLVVDDAPECLAVLGELLQPHYRVLVANSGAAALRLAEAEPRPELILLDVMMPEMDGRQVFTRLRAQAATADIPVIFVTAMGDLQDELQGLEAGAVDYITKPIAPPLVLARVRIQLELKQAKDRLSDQNRWLEREVARRMSENDLTQRVAIHALARLAETRDNETGNHLLRTQGYVERLARLLQALPAYAGELTDHKIDLIARSAPLHDIGKVGVPDKILCKPGALDEDEWSIMRTHARIGAEAIAQAERDVGHSLEFLTYAKEIAEHHHERWDGAGYPDGLAETDIPLPARLMALADVFDALISRRCYKPPFSFEHARGLIAEGGGSQFDPDITHCFLDNFDDFVAIARRHADQQAERAEPQG from the coding sequence ATGGCGGGGGAAAGGATCACCGTGCTGGTGGTGGACGATGCGCCGGAATGCCTGGCGGTGCTGGGCGAATTGTTGCAGCCGCATTATCGGGTGCTGGTGGCCAACAGCGGCGCCGCCGCTTTGCGGCTGGCGGAGGCGGAGCCAAGGCCCGAGCTGATTTTGCTGGATGTGATGATGCCGGAGATGGACGGCCGGCAAGTGTTCACCCGTTTGCGCGCCCAGGCCGCCACTGCCGATATCCCGGTGATCTTCGTCACGGCGATGGGCGATCTGCAGGATGAGCTGCAGGGGCTGGAGGCCGGCGCGGTCGATTACATCACCAAGCCCATCGCGCCGCCGCTGGTGTTGGCGAGAGTGCGCATCCAGCTGGAGCTGAAGCAGGCCAAAGACCGCTTGAGCGATCAAAACCGCTGGTTGGAGCGCGAAGTGGCGCGCCGGATGTCGGAGAACGATCTGACCCAGCGGGTGGCGATACACGCTCTGGCTCGGCTGGCGGAAACCCGCGACAACGAGACCGGCAACCACTTGCTGCGCACCCAGGGCTATGTGGAAAGGCTGGCCCGCTTGCTGCAGGCCTTGCCGGCGTATGCGGGGGAGTTGACCGACCACAAGATAGATTTGATCGCGCGTTCCGCGCCGCTGCACGATATCGGCAAGGTCGGCGTGCCCGACAAGATACTGTGCAAGCCGGGCGCCTTGGATGAGGATGAGTGGTCCATCATGCGCACGCACGCGCGGATAGGGGCGGAGGCGATTGCCCAGGCTGAGCGGGATGTCGGCCATTCGCTGGAGTTTCTCACTTACGCCAAGGAGATCGCGGAGCATCACCATGAGCGCTGGGATGGGGCGGGCTATCCGGATGGCCTGGCCGAGACGGATATTCCCTTGCCTGCGCGGCTGATGGCGCTGGCCGATGTGTTCGACGCGCTGATTTCGCGGCGCTGCTACAAGCCGCCTTTTTCGTTCGAGCATGCGCGCGGATTGATCGCCGAAGGCGGCGGCAGCCAGTTCGATCCCGACATCACCCATTGTTTTCTGGACAACTTCGACGACTTCGTCGCCATCGCCCGACGGCATGCGGACCAGCAGGCGGAGAGGGCCGAGCCGCAGGGGTGA
- a CDS encoding sodium-dependent transporter, whose translation MNRSQWGSRLGFILAAAGSAIGLGAIWKFPYVAATNGGGAFLFVYLGICLTLGLVLMLSEMALGRAANAGAVGAFRKLAGGGWPVIGYMGVLVCFLILSFYSVVGGWTIAYIGKSIDGGILTADAKKLGDIFGGFISHPSQPLIYHAAFALMTLGVVAGGVQKGIEKLSKFLMPALFGLMLLLIARGLTLPGALEGMAYFLAPDFSKLSGAMLMDALGLAFFSLSLGLGIMITYGSYVGRDSNLVGSALWVILLTVATCFLAGLMVLPAVFAFGFDPSAGPGLTFITMPAVFAHLPMGQLFAAMFFCLLLLAALTSSVSLLEVITSFAIDELGLSRRSAACGMALATFLLGIPASLSLGVWGDYQLFGMNFFDLLDFVTSKLLMPLGELLLALFVGWKAWPVVRAELSASCPPRAMTAMRGFCMALAPALIGWILIGGF comes from the coding sequence ATGAATCGATCTCAATGGGGCTCGCGCCTCGGTTTCATTCTCGCGGCCGCCGGCTCCGCCATCGGACTCGGCGCCATCTGGAAATTTCCCTATGTGGCGGCCACCAATGGCGGCGGCGCCTTTTTATTCGTTTACCTGGGCATCTGCCTGACGCTGGGCCTGGTGCTGATGTTGTCGGAAATGGCGCTGGGACGCGCCGCCAACGCCGGCGCGGTCGGCGCTTTCCGCAAGCTTGCCGGCGGCGGCTGGCCGGTGATCGGCTATATGGGCGTGCTGGTGTGTTTTTTGATCCTGTCCTTCTACAGCGTGGTGGGCGGCTGGACCATCGCCTACATCGGCAAGTCGATTGACGGCGGCATCCTCACCGCCGACGCCAAAAAGCTGGGCGACATCTTCGGCGGCTTCATCAGCCATCCCTCCCAGCCCTTGATCTATCACGCCGCCTTCGCGCTGATGACGCTGGGCGTCGTGGCCGGCGGCGTGCAAAAAGGCATAGAAAAACTGTCCAAATTCCTGATGCCGGCGCTGTTCGGGCTGATGCTGCTATTGATCGCGCGCGGCCTGACCTTGCCTGGCGCGCTGGAAGGCATGGCCTACTTCCTGGCGCCGGACTTCTCCAAGCTCAGCGGCGCCATGCTGATGGATGCGCTGGGCCTGGCCTTTTTCTCGCTGTCGCTGGGCTTGGGCATCATGATCACCTATGGCTCCTATGTCGGCCGCGACTCCAATCTGGTGGGCTCGGCCCTGTGGGTGATCCTGCTGACGGTGGCCACCTGCTTCCTGGCCGGATTGATGGTGCTGCCGGCGGTGTTCGCCTTCGGCTTCGACCCGTCCGCCGGCCCGGGCCTCACCTTCATCACCATGCCGGCGGTGTTCGCCCACCTGCCGATGGGGCAGTTGTTTGCGGCGATGTTCTTCTGCCTGCTGCTGCTGGCCGCGCTGACCTCCTCGGTGTCGCTGCTGGAGGTGATCACCAGCTTCGCCATAGACGAACTGGGCCTGTCGCGCCGCTCCGCCGCCTGCGGCATGGCGCTGGCCACCTTTTTGCTGGGCATTCCGGCTTCGCTGTCGCTGGGCGTATGGGGCGACTACCAGCTGTTCGGCATGAATTTCTTCGACCTGCTGGACTTCGTCACCTCCAAGCTGCTGATGCCGCTGGGCGAGCTGCTGCTGGCGCTGTTCGTCGGCTGGAAGGCATGGCCGGTGGTGCGCGCGGAGCTGTCCGCAAGCTGCCCGCCGCGCGCGATGACGGCGATGCGCGGCTTCTGCATGGCGCTGGCGCCGGCCTTGATAGGCTGGATTCTGATCGGCGGCTTCTGA